The following proteins are co-located in the Haloplanus sp. HW8-1 genome:
- a CDS encoding COG1361 S-layer family protein, producing the protein MRRLTILTVVGLLLVAPVVPAVSSTVVSGNPELSYSVADDTFTANGESRLTVVATNDGNIEDGGIGRFEDQVQTARSVQMRVLEGQIDAPIDVKSGTVTTGSMGPGAAAEFGFDLEIGDAEPGTYTVPVEVTYRHARAVLYDETSGGPANIEYVWLDEEETIELTIRIEERAKFDVVSEGTTDLFAGDTGSLGFTIKNTGTQTARNATVRLTSGASGLYFGNPANPSRENGVYVQSLEPGETRRVSVQVGATDDLSPGTYPIDTVVSYRDQSDIGRQSDMLTTGVRVRPERTFAIEELRTRNFRVDESEATITGRVVNTGPAVAENVVVRLRDHGTVTPTNGEAAIGTLEPGESAAVNFTTAISSDAEPGSNSFGFVVEYENADGDVRTASNPIRKTVAIEPERDRFQVSNVSTSVTPGGTAQLSAEVTYRGDSPISAVSARLFTSDPLSTSDDGAFLGGMEPGETATATFRISATGDALPKEYGASIEVRYDEADGDTEFTDGMPIGIGVDESSGGPPVLPIAIGVVLLVVIGGGIWYRRR; encoded by the coding sequence ATGAGGCGGCTCACGATTTTGACGGTCGTCGGCCTGTTGTTGGTCGCGCCGGTGGTCCCCGCGGTCTCGTCGACCGTAGTCTCGGGGAACCCGGAGTTGAGTTACAGCGTCGCCGACGATACCTTCACCGCGAACGGGGAGAGTAGGCTCACGGTCGTCGCGACGAACGACGGCAACATCGAAGACGGCGGTATCGGCCGATTCGAGGATCAAGTGCAGACGGCTCGGAGCGTCCAGATGCGAGTCCTCGAAGGGCAGATCGACGCACCGATCGACGTGAAGTCGGGCACGGTCACGACCGGGAGCATGGGCCCCGGCGCAGCCGCCGAGTTCGGCTTCGACCTGGAGATCGGTGACGCCGAACCGGGCACCTACACCGTGCCGGTCGAGGTCACCTACCGGCACGCTCGGGCGGTACTCTACGACGAAACCAGCGGCGGCCCGGCGAACATCGAGTACGTCTGGCTCGACGAGGAGGAGACGATCGAGTTGACGATTCGGATCGAGGAGCGGGCCAAGTTCGACGTCGTCTCCGAGGGAACCACCGACCTGTTCGCGGGCGACACTGGATCCCTCGGGTTCACGATCAAGAACACCGGGACGCAGACGGCCCGGAACGCGACGGTCCGGCTGACGTCGGGAGCATCGGGGCTGTACTTCGGTAACCCCGCCAACCCGTCGCGGGAGAACGGCGTGTACGTGCAGTCGCTCGAGCCCGGCGAGACGCGCCGCGTGTCGGTACAGGTCGGCGCGACCGACGACCTCTCGCCGGGGACGTATCCGATCGACACCGTGGTCAGCTACCGGGATCAAAGCGACATCGGCAGGCAGTCAGACATGCTGACCACGGGAGTTCGGGTTCGGCCGGAGCGCACCTTCGCCATCGAAGAGTTACGGACACGGAACTTCCGGGTCGACGAGTCCGAGGCGACGATCACGGGACGGGTGGTCAACACCGGGCCGGCGGTCGCCGAGAACGTCGTCGTCCGCCTGCGGGATCACGGGACGGTGACGCCGACGAACGGGGAGGCGGCGATCGGCACGCTCGAACCGGGCGAGTCGGCCGCAGTGAACTTCACCACAGCCATCTCTAGCGACGCCGAACCGGGGTCGAACTCCTTCGGTTTCGTGGTGGAGTACGAGAACGCCGACGGCGACGTGCGGACGGCGTCGAACCCGATCCGCAAGACCGTAGCGATCGAACCGGAGCGCGACCGGTTCCAGGTGTCCAACGTCTCGACGTCGGTGACACCCGGCGGGACGGCACAGCTCAGCGCCGAAGTGACGTACCGCGGCGACAGTCCCATCTCGGCGGTCAGCGCGCGACTGTTCACGAGCGATCCGCTCTCGACGTCCGACGACGGCGCCTTCCTGGGGGGGATGGAGCCGGGAGAGACCGCGACGGCCACCTTCCGGATCAGCGCGACGGGTGACGCGCTCCCCAAGGAGTACGGCGCCTCGATCGAGGTCAGGTACGACGAGGCGGACGGCGACACGGAGTTCACCGACGGGATGCCGATCGGGATCGGCGTCGACGAATCGTCCGGCGGCCCGCCCGTCCTCCCCATCGCCATCGGCGTCGTGTTGCTCGTCGTGATCGGCGGCGGGATCTGGTACCGCCGGCGATGA
- a CDS encoding lamin tail domain-containing protein, with protein MGPPAVVAFGLAFVLAGGTYAVARTDAVDDRTALVATVTLLAVGGGLAVAVPADPVAGGSDGGSAAVADRSPATAVATGTEDGDRTTTNAETGASTTATRTAATVVGVSAGDWITYRTEGTRRTVRLAGVDAPGVDGDDPRQFDGVLTGSRGRTCLADHGRRALVSLRTRLVGESVRVESVDRDGGVTTAVLTVDGRSVNRQTVAGGHARATDDRYADAERAARSADRGLWACSTVVPDRPLRESDGSNVRIAAIHPNPPGDDGAALADEFVVVENTGPETVDLSNWYLVDGDGHVYFGFGERALRPGEELVVHVGEGPDREGHVYWGSPHPVLDNDHESLRLVDGDADRVVNASY; from the coding sequence GTGGGTCCGCCCGCCGTCGTCGCCTTCGGCCTGGCGTTCGTTCTGGCCGGTGGGACGTACGCCGTCGCCCGGACGGACGCGGTCGACGACCGGACGGCACTCGTCGCGACGGTGACCTTACTGGCCGTCGGCGGCGGTCTGGCAGTGGCGGTGCCGGCCGATCCCGTCGCGGGGGGGAGTGACGGCGGGTCGGCGGCCGTCGCCGATCGGTCGCCCGCGACGGCCGTCGCGACGGGGACCGAAGACGGGGACCGAACGACGACGAACGCGGAGACGGGGGCGTCGACCACCGCCACGCGGACGGCCGCCACCGTCGTCGGCGTCAGTGCAGGCGACTGGATCACGTATCGGACCGAGGGGACACGACGGACGGTTCGACTGGCGGGCGTCGACGCGCCGGGCGTCGACGGCGACGACCCCCGGCAGTTCGATGGCGTGCTGACCGGGAGTCGGGGACGGACGTGTCTCGCCGACCACGGCCGTCGGGCGCTGGTGTCGCTACGGACGCGCCTCGTCGGCGAGTCGGTGCGCGTCGAATCCGTCGACCGGGACGGCGGGGTAACCACCGCAGTCCTGACCGTCGACGGGCGATCGGTCAACCGGCAGACCGTAGCGGGGGGGCACGCACGTGCGACCGACGACCGGTACGCGGACGCCGAGCGGGCGGCCCGCAGCGCCGACCGAGGCCTCTGGGCGTGTTCGACCGTGGTTCCGGATCGTCCGCTCCGCGAGTCGGATGGCTCGAACGTGCGGATCGCGGCGATCCACCCCAACCCCCCGGGTGACGACGGCGCGGCGCTGGCCGACGAGTTCGTCGTCGTCGAAAACACCGGTCCGGAGACCGTCGACCTCTCGAACTGGTATCTCGTCGACGGCGACGGCCACGTCTACTTCGGCTTCGGCGAACGGGCACTCCGTCCGGGCGAGGAACTCGTCGTCCACGTCGGCGAGGGCCCGGACCGGGAGGGACACGTCTACTGGGGTTCCCCCCACCCGGTCCTCGACAACGACCACGAGTCGTTGCGGCTGGTCGATGGCGACGCTGACCGCGTGGTCAACGCATCCTACTGA